In Halobaculum limi, one DNA window encodes the following:
- a CDS encoding nuclear transport factor 2 family protein — protein sequence MATTSDPTTTQSVLNHHLDAFMDQDMTAMLEDYTEDSVVVTNTAGTFHGLDEIKSLFSALFAEFEQSNVEFTQDEEVIEDDIAYICWHAETPENTYEFATDTFVIRDGKIQTQTLGAKVTPKN from the coding sequence ATGGCAACTACCAGCGACCCCACCACGACGCAGTCCGTGCTCAACCACCACCTCGACGCGTTCATGGACCAGGATATGACGGCGATGCTCGAGGACTACACGGAGGATTCAGTCGTCGTCACGAACACGGCTGGGACGTTCCACGGTCTCGACGAGATCAAATCGCTGTTCTCCGCGCTGTTCGCGGAGTTCGAGCAGTCGAACGTCGAGTTCACGCAGGACGAGGAGGTCATCGAAGACGACATCGCGTACATCTGCTGGCACGCGGAGACGCCCGAGAACACCTACGAGTTCGCCACAGACACGTTCGTCATTCGCGACGGGAAGATACAGACGCAGACGCTCGGCGCGAAGGTGACGCCGAAGAACTGA
- a CDS encoding DUF63 family protein translates to MSTTSLADRLGTSPERAYLGGVTAAVVALVAGILAFPERVYDEFVWHYFWGPVQADANSAVCAIRPGSTVEYLYSSAECAAAAEPVAFPGYTLVSEVGYVVVLLVALSGVVLLLRRLDIARTTDFFLALVPFFFFGGALRVVEDADNAMEAVLFGYPLNTLLISPIIYFTVFAITLAAVVVAVVADREGVIDGIERPMLWVGIALNVVTVGFLAALAAAPDNPVVFYPQVITVILVGTLIATAATWYVTRAAAPWVHSGTGLAGIVVIGAHALDGVANVIGLDYMVALGAGPNLVPKHPVNQFIVDTAGAAWPFLVVKLVAAVFVLAIFDDTLFEDSPRYAVLLLIAVTAVGMGPGTRDMLRATFGI, encoded by the coding sequence ATGTCGACTACCTCGCTTGCCGACCGACTCGGGACCTCCCCGGAGCGGGCGTATCTCGGGGGCGTCACGGCGGCCGTCGTCGCCCTCGTCGCCGGCATCCTGGCGTTCCCCGAGAGAGTGTACGACGAGTTCGTCTGGCACTACTTCTGGGGGCCCGTGCAGGCGGACGCCAACTCCGCGGTCTGTGCGATCCGACCTGGTAGCACCGTCGAGTACCTCTACTCCAGCGCCGAGTGTGCCGCCGCCGCTGAACCAGTGGCGTTCCCCGGCTACACGCTCGTCTCGGAGGTCGGGTACGTCGTCGTCCTCCTCGTGGCGCTGTCGGGCGTCGTCCTCCTCCTCCGCCGTCTCGACATCGCCCGGACGACCGACTTCTTCCTCGCACTCGTCCCGTTTTTCTTCTTCGGGGGGGCGCTTCGCGTCGTCGAGGACGCAGACAACGCGATGGAAGCGGTGCTGTTCGGCTACCCGCTGAACACGCTGCTCATCAGTCCGATCATCTACTTCACCGTCTTCGCCATCACGCTCGCGGCGGTGGTGGTCGCGGTCGTCGCCGACAGAGAGGGAGTGATCGACGGCATCGAACGGCCGATGCTGTGGGTCGGGATCGCGCTGAACGTCGTCACCGTCGGCTTCCTCGCGGCACTCGCGGCCGCCCCGGACAACCCGGTGGTGTTCTACCCGCAGGTCATCACGGTCATCCTCGTCGGCACGCTCATCGCGACGGCGGCGACGTGGTACGTGACTCGCGCGGCCGCGCCGTGGGTCCACTCGGGAACCGGACTCGCGGGCATCGTCGTCATCGGCGCGCACGCCCTCGACGGCGTCGCGAACGTCATCGGCCTCGACTACATGGTCGCTCTCGGCGCGGGGCCGAACCTCGTCCCCAAACACCCGGTGAACCAGTTCATCGTCGACACCGCGGGCGCGGCGTGGCCGTTCCTCGTCGTGAAACTCGTCGCCGCGGTGTTCGTCCTCGCCATCTTCGACGACACACTGTTCGAGGACTCTCCGCGCTACGCGGTCCTCCTCCTCATCGCCGTCACCGCCGTCGGGATGGGGCCGGGGACGCGCGACATGCTCCGGGCGACGTTCGGTATCTGA
- a CDS encoding 30S ribosomal protein S17e, with product MAIKPKYVKQLATLLLEKYPDSFNTDFETNKENVEKLTNVESKGVRNRIAGYITRKKASAAAAA from the coding sequence ATGGCTATCAAACCCAAGTACGTCAAGCAGCTCGCCACCCTGCTGCTGGAGAAGTACCCCGACTCGTTCAACACGGACTTCGAGACGAACAAGGAGAACGTCGAGAAACTGACCAACGTCGAGTCGAAGGGGGTTCGCAACCGCATCGCAGGCTACATCACGCGAAAGAAGGCCAGCGCTGCGGCCGCGGCGTAA
- a CDS encoding DUF447 domain-containing protein: MSDDARDDGGKSTEWPVALRGVTESVVATFGPNDRWNIAALGLHAPEHEDRPADAPVRARTWGRTRTWRNFRERGGGVVQFPTDPREFVDAAVTVREEDTPVLDSADAWAEVDAERVASGERGGTQWVDWHLHVQESAVERTGVRTINRGFGAVVDATVAASRLDVPTYDTEILLDRLAYFADVVDRCGGPAEREAFATLTEVSGWREYVDGDER; encoded by the coding sequence GTGAGCGACGACGCCCGAGACGACGGCGGGAAATCGACCGAGTGGCCAGTGGCACTGCGCGGCGTCACCGAGTCGGTGGTGGCGACGTTCGGGCCGAACGACCGCTGGAATATCGCCGCACTGGGCTTACACGCGCCCGAACACGAGGACAGGCCCGCCGACGCGCCCGTCCGCGCTCGGACGTGGGGGCGCACCCGGACCTGGCGTAACTTCCGTGAGCGCGGCGGCGGCGTCGTCCAGTTCCCGACCGACCCGCGCGAGTTCGTCGACGCCGCCGTGACGGTTCGCGAGGAGGACACACCGGTGCTCGACTCCGCGGACGCGTGGGCGGAGGTCGACGCCGAGCGCGTCGCGTCTGGTGAGCGCGGCGGGACACAGTGGGTCGACTGGCACCTCCACGTCCAAGAATCGGCCGTGGAGCGAACCGGCGTGCGGACGATCAATCGCGGCTTCGGCGCGGTCGTCGACGCGACGGTCGCTGCCTCGCGCCTCGACGTCCCCACGTACGACACCGAGATACTGCTCGACAGACTGGCGTACTTCGCGGACGTGGTCGACCGCTGTGGCGGGCCCGCAGAACGTGAGGCGTTCGCGACGCTGACCGAGGTGAGTGGGTGGCGCGAGTACGTCGACGGCGACGAGCGGTGA
- a CDS encoding triphosphoribosyl-dephospho-CoA synthase, giving the protein MTDQAPTHELPERGPAANAELALLLEVAGTPKPGNVDRHRDLADLRFEHFLAGAVGARLGLDRAAAGDPVGEAFETAVAGMSQQSGGNTQFGCLLLLIPLVRAAAAGDCTREGVREVCEATTVDDAAGFYRAFEHVDVAVADPPEEMDALDVRRGADAVPTLRECDLTLFDVMEASASPGDGHGSDANAREWVDGFPRTFRAAEAIRADEGPIADRAARAFLELLAEEPDTLVATNHGREVAREVCDRAASVDSLAAAEEWAAELVDRGINPGTTADLTAAALFVALERGVDV; this is encoded by the coding sequence GTGACGGACCAAGCTCCGACCCACGAACTGCCCGAACGGGGCCCGGCGGCGAACGCCGAACTCGCCCTCCTGTTGGAGGTCGCTGGAACGCCCAAGCCGGGGAACGTCGACCGCCACCGCGACCTCGCCGACCTCCGATTCGAACACTTCCTCGCGGGGGCGGTGGGAGCGCGACTGGGCCTCGACCGCGCCGCCGCGGGCGACCCGGTTGGCGAGGCGTTCGAGACGGCCGTCGCGGGGATGAGCCAGCAGTCTGGTGGCAACACGCAGTTCGGCTGTCTCCTGTTGCTGATTCCGCTCGTCCGCGCGGCCGCCGCCGGCGACTGTACACGCGAGGGAGTTCGTGAGGTGTGCGAAGCGACGACCGTCGACGACGCCGCCGGCTTCTACCGCGCGTTCGAACACGTCGACGTTGCGGTGGCCGACCCGCCCGAGGAGATGGATGCCCTCGACGTGCGCCGCGGCGCGGACGCGGTGCCGACGCTCCGCGAGTGTGATCTCACGCTGTTCGACGTGATGGAGGCGTCGGCGTCTCCCGGCGACGGACACGGGAGCGACGCGAACGCCCGCGAGTGGGTCGATGGGTTCCCTCGAACGTTCCGCGCGGCCGAGGCAATTCGTGCCGACGAGGGGCCGATTGCCGACCGTGCCGCGCGCGCGTTCCTCGAGTTACTCGCGGAGGAACCCGACACGCTCGTCGCGACCAACCACGGCCGGGAAGTCGCACGCGAAGTGTGCGACCGGGCCGCAAGTGTCGACTCGCTCGCGGCGGCAGAGGAGTGGGCCGCGGAGTTGGTCGACCGCGGCATCAACCCGGGGACGACCGCCGACCTGACGGCGGCAGCGCTGTTCGTCGCACTCGAACGCGGGGTGGACGTGTGA
- a CDS encoding tRNA-dihydrouridine synthase, with product MTDGEDELRATAADLAIDPPLALASLSGEADAEWAVRGAEFAGAAFIGGIALDERSRAAARATVRDRDRSEFLPDDPFAWMDAQLTTLADVNLRVGVNVRATSVAAIRAAARVCGDHGAILEVNAHCRQAELCEVGCGESLLRDTDRLCEYVAVAADAGADVSVKVRAEVDGVDLRETARALRDAGGDAIHVDAMDSEGVVGAVKAAAPGLVVVANNGVRDRATVREYLAAGADAVSVGRPSDDPRVLARVADAVAEWTDDAASDEDTTAAPTEVSQ from the coding sequence GTGACCGACGGCGAGGACGAGTTGCGCGCGACTGCGGCCGACCTCGCAATCGATCCGCCACTCGCGCTGGCGAGTCTCTCCGGCGAGGCCGACGCCGAGTGGGCCGTGCGCGGGGCCGAGTTCGCGGGCGCGGCGTTCATCGGCGGAATCGCGCTGGACGAGCGGAGTAGAGCGGCCGCCCGCGCGACCGTCCGCGACCGCGACCGCTCGGAGTTCCTCCCCGACGACCCGTTCGCGTGGATGGACGCGCAACTGACCACGCTCGCCGACGTGAACCTCCGTGTGGGTGTCAACGTCCGCGCGACGAGCGTCGCCGCCATCCGAGCGGCCGCGAGGGTCTGTGGCGACCACGGTGCGATCCTCGAAGTGAACGCACACTGCAGACAGGCGGAACTGTGCGAAGTCGGCTGTGGCGAGTCGCTCCTGCGCGACACCGACCGCCTGTGCGAGTACGTCGCCGTGGCTGCAGACGCGGGCGCGGACGTGTCCGTGAAAGTGCGTGCGGAGGTGGACGGCGTCGATCTCCGAGAGACTGCACGCGCACTGCGTGACGCTGGCGGTGACGCGATACACGTCGACGCGATGGACAGCGAGGGCGTCGTCGGCGCAGTGAAGGCGGCAGCACCCGGTCTCGTCGTCGTCGCCAACAACGGCGTCCGCGACCGTGCGACGGTCCGGGAGTACCTCGCTGCAGGCGCGGACGCGGTGAGCGTCGGTCGGCCGAGCGACGACCCGCGCGTCCTCGCGCGCGTCGCCGACGCGGTCGCGGAGTGGACAGACGACGCCGCCAGCGACGAGGATACGACGGCAGCGCCGACGGAGGTGTCGCAGTGA
- the cofD gene encoding 2-phospho-L-lactate transferase, which produces MVTFLAGGTGTPKLLDGAADVFAPESTTVVGNTGDDVELGGHLVCPDVDTVLFHGGGVIDRERWWGIADDTTETHEELMALADAAGLDGGPRYLADDAQTAGRDIARWRRFSGVAEFMQIGDRDRAVHVTRTSLLDEGYTLTEVTRTLAEAFDLDIDLIPMSDDPVATIVHTEDGSMHFQEYWVANRAEPGVEDVEFRGGDDASPTDAVRDALTDDVVIGPSNPVTSIGPMLALDGVREALHETTVVAVSPFVEDRVFSGPAADLMRGVGRDPSTAGVADAYPFADAFVLDDEDGTNLDRPTVRTDTRIDDAADAERVARACRRALEVAE; this is translated from the coding sequence ATGGTTACGTTCCTCGCCGGCGGCACCGGCACGCCCAAACTCCTCGACGGTGCCGCCGACGTGTTCGCTCCCGAGTCGACGACCGTCGTCGGCAACACCGGCGACGACGTCGAACTCGGCGGCCACCTCGTGTGCCCCGACGTCGACACCGTCCTCTTTCACGGCGGCGGCGTCATCGACCGCGAGCGCTGGTGGGGCATCGCCGACGACACCACCGAGACCCACGAGGAACTGATGGCGTTGGCCGACGCCGCTGGTCTCGACGGCGGCCCGCGCTACCTCGCAGACGACGCCCAGACCGCCGGCCGCGACATCGCTCGCTGGCGGCGCTTCTCTGGCGTCGCGGAGTTTATGCAGATCGGCGACCGCGACCGCGCGGTCCACGTCACCCGAACCTCACTCCTCGACGAGGGGTACACGCTCACCGAGGTCACCCGGACGCTCGCCGAGGCGTTCGACCTCGATATCGACCTGATCCCGATGAGCGACGACCCCGTGGCGACCATCGTCCACACCGAAGACGGGTCGATGCACTTTCAGGAGTACTGGGTCGCGAATCGCGCAGAGCCGGGCGTCGAAGACGTGGAGTTCCGCGGCGGCGACGACGCATCCCCGACCGACGCCGTCCGCGACGCCCTGACAGACGACGTGGTGATCGGTCCCTCCAACCCTGTCACCAGCATCGGCCCGATGCTCGCACTCGACGGCGTGCGCGAGGCACTTCACGAGACGACGGTGGTCGCCGTCTCGCCGTTCGTCGAGGATCGAGTGTTCTCCGGGCCCGCCGCCGACCTGATGCGCGGCGTCGGCCGCGACCCCTCGACCGCGGGCGTCGCCGACGCTTACCCGTTCGCCGACGCGTTCGTCCTCGACGACGAGGACGGAACCAACCTCGACCGACCGACCGTGCGGACGGACACCCGCATCGACGACGCCGCCGACGCCGAACGCGTCGCCCGCGCGTGTCGACGGGCGCTGGAGGTGGCCGAGTGA
- a CDS encoding TOBE domain-containing protein, which yields MTLSARNSLHGTISSIDVDGLTAEVTIELGDGQHVTSIITANSVDRLGLEEGMEASAVIKATEVMIDA from the coding sequence ATGACGCTCAGTGCGCGAAACAGTCTGCACGGTACCATCAGCAGCATCGATGTCGACGGCCTGACCGCCGAAGTGACGATCGAACTCGGTGACGGCCAACACGTCACGTCGATCATCACCGCCAACTCCGTCGACCGCCTCGGTCTCGAGGAGGGGATGGAGGCGTCGGCGGTGATCAAAGCGACCGAAGTAATGATCGACGCGTAG
- the ndk gene encoding nucleoside-diphosphate kinase — translation MSHHDERTFVMVKPDGVQRGLIGDIVSRFEERGLKLVGAKFMQIDEDLAHEHYGEHEGKPFFEGLVEFITSGPVFAMVWEGADATRQVRKMMGETDPADSAPGTIRGDYGLDLGHNVIHGSDHEDEGANEREIDLFFDDEELVDWDLGTAEWVYEDESH, via the coding sequence ATGAGCCACCACGACGAGCGCACGTTCGTGATGGTCAAGCCCGACGGCGTCCAGCGCGGCCTCATCGGGGACATCGTCTCCCGCTTCGAGGAGCGCGGCCTGAAACTCGTCGGTGCGAAATTTATGCAGATCGACGAGGACCTGGCCCACGAGCACTACGGCGAGCACGAAGGCAAGCCGTTCTTCGAGGGTCTCGTCGAGTTCATCACCTCCGGTCCCGTCTTCGCGATGGTCTGGGAGGGCGCGGACGCCACGCGGCAGGTCCGCAAGATGATGGGCGAGACCGACCCTGCCGACTCCGCCCCCGGCACGATCCGTGGCGACTACGGCCTCGACTTGGGCCACAACGTCATCCACGGCTCCGACCACGAGGACGAGGGCGCGAACGAACGTGAGATCGACCTGTTCTTCGACGACGAGGAACTGGTCGACTGGGACCTCGGCACCGCAGAGTGGGTGTACGAGGACGAGTCGCACTGA
- a CDS encoding 30S ribosomal protein S28e translates to MSAEEQESGSTSAEVVEIVGKTGMHGEAMQVKCRIQEGENQGRIITRNVLGPVRMGDILQLRETQRDADSIGGQ, encoded by the coding sequence ATGTCCGCTGAAGAGCAAGAGAGCGGCTCCACGTCTGCCGAGGTCGTCGAGATCGTCGGCAAGACCGGGATGCACGGCGAGGCCATGCAGGTCAAGTGCCGCATCCAGGAGGGCGAAAACCAGGGCCGTATCATCACGCGGAACGTCCTGGGTCCCGTCCGGATGGGGGACATCCTCCAACTGCGCGAGACCCAGCGCGACGCCGACTCCATCGGAGGTCAGTAA
- the rpl7ae gene encoding 50S ribosomal protein L7Ae: MSVYVDYETPADLAERSLDALEVARDTGIVKKGTNETTKAVERGNATLVYIAEDVEPEEIVMHLPELCEEKGISYVFIETQDDVGHAAGLEVGSAAAAVTEAGEAEEDIEDIAGKVEELR, from the coding sequence ATGTCAGTCTACGTCGACTACGAAACCCCTGCGGACCTCGCGGAACGAAGCCTCGACGCGCTCGAGGTAGCCCGCGACACCGGCATCGTCAAGAAAGGAACCAACGAGACGACCAAGGCGGTCGAGCGCGGCAACGCCACGCTCGTGTACATCGCCGAGGACGTCGAGCCCGAAGAGATCGTGATGCACCTCCCCGAACTGTGCGAGGAGAAGGGCATCTCCTACGTCTTCATCGAGACGCAGGACGATGTCGGCCACGCGGCTGGCCTCGAAGTCGGTTCGGCGGCCGCCGCCGTCACCGAGGCTGGCGAGGCCGAGGAGGACATCGAGGACATCGCGGGTAAGGTCGAGGAACTGCGGTAA
- a CDS encoding cyclase family protein, with product MDPVDLTHRVESGMPVYPGDPAVSLEPHATMDADGYRVTRLSLGTHAGTHVDAPAHTEPDGATLDEFAVEEFRFDATFVDLAGLDAREPITPEMLPEGVDDVEAGTGVDGAADGLDTDLLVIRTGWGEYWGDQRYLDHPYLTPAAARRIAAAGCSVGLDTLNPDPTPTDRAGTDEPDGVPAHRELLGSGNLVFENLRLSTGLPEQFVVRAYPLRVDADGAPVRAVAASE from the coding sequence ATGGACCCCGTCGACCTGACCCACCGTGTCGAGTCGGGGATGCCGGTGTACCCCGGTGACCCCGCGGTCTCGCTCGAACCGCACGCGACGATGGACGCCGACGGCTACCGCGTCACGCGCCTCTCGCTGGGCACGCACGCCGGCACGCACGTCGACGCACCCGCACACACCGAACCGGACGGCGCGACGCTCGACGAGTTCGCCGTCGAGGAGTTCCGCTTCGATGCCACCTTCGTTGACCTCGCTGGCCTCGACGCCCGCGAACCGATCACACCGGAGATGCTCCCCGAGGGCGTCGACGACGTGGAGGCCGGTACTGGCGTCGACGGTGCGGCGGACGGCCTCGACACTGACTTACTCGTGATCCGGACCGGATGGGGAGAGTACTGGGGCGACCAGCGGTACCTCGACCACCCGTACCTGACGCCTGCGGCGGCGCGACGGATCGCGGCGGCAGGGTGTTCGGTCGGCCTGGACACGCTGAACCCAGACCCCACGCCGACAGACCGGGCGGGGACAGACGAACCAGACGGCGTTCCCGCACATCGGGAACTCCTCGGGAGCGGGAACCTCGTGTTCGAGAACCTCCGGCTGTCGACAGGCCTACCGGAGCAGTTCGTGGTGCGGGCGTATCCGCTCCGTGTCGACGCCGACGGCGCGCCCGTTCGTGCAGTCGCAGCGTCGGAGTGA
- a CDS encoding GNAT family N-acetyltransferase — protein sequence MELTEKLTFTHDDRRDLYEYVEEHGNVHERDVRRALNMDRTAFGHHVTALVRDGYLTWEDDRLSVAYAEEDATAYTANGIEYVVRMAAQPDLGGLVSAIRAVAGEGRYIEAETVADVIEHDEVILRHNDVRSRLFLVAAVDDDVIGWVHLDLPEAEKLSHTAVLTVGLIPEYRGKGIGATLLEEGEAWASDHDFEKLYNSVPATNEGAIGFLESHGWEREAVREDHYRMDGEYVDEVMLAKRLA from the coding sequence ATGGAGCTAACCGAGAAGCTGACCTTCACCCACGACGACCGGCGCGACCTGTACGAGTACGTCGAGGAGCACGGGAACGTCCACGAACGAGACGTTCGACGCGCGCTCAATATGGACCGGACCGCGTTCGGCCACCACGTGACAGCGCTGGTCCGCGACGGGTATCTCACCTGGGAAGACGACCGACTGAGCGTCGCGTACGCCGAGGAAGACGCCACCGCGTACACGGCGAACGGTATCGAGTACGTCGTCCGAATGGCGGCACAACCAGACTTGGGTGGCCTCGTGTCAGCAATCCGCGCGGTCGCGGGCGAGGGGAGGTACATCGAGGCGGAGACGGTCGCAGACGTCATCGAACACGACGAGGTCATCCTCCGCCACAACGACGTGCGGTCGCGACTGTTCCTGGTCGCCGCCGTCGACGACGACGTGATCGGATGGGTCCACCTCGACTTACCCGAGGCCGAGAAACTGAGCCACACCGCCGTCCTCACAGTCGGACTCATCCCGGAGTACCGCGGGAAGGGGATCGGGGCGACCCTCCTAGAGGAGGGTGAGGCGTGGGCGAGCGACCACGACTTCGAGAAACTGTACAACAGCGTTCCTGCGACGAACGAGGGAGCCATCGGCTTCCTCGAATCCCACGGCTGGGAACGAGAGGCCGTCCGCGAGGACCACTACAGGATGGACGGCGAGTACGTCGACGAGGTGATGCTGGCGAAGCGCCTCGCGTAA
- a CDS encoding FAD-dependent monooxygenase: MSDVSELGFDRGDVEGESFEAVVVGAGPAGAAAAAVLADNGVETLVVERGVEAGSKNVSGGLLYAEESAPFTLDRLFDGFREAATERPVTRNYMDTLAGDRIHTVDLQRVHDHDTAWCDAVLRRRMDSWLAERVHERTAAAGGGLLTEVHVNGLLRENGDIVGVTCDELDPIRADVVIAADGVNSELAREAGLMDWDDPKEFFQGVKAVVDVPPDVIAERFDIGDDEGVARLFAGDLFEDVRGGGFLYTNRDSLSIGTVFHLDSLVARQAEPQELLDALLTHPHLGQWLPDEYAEREYSAKLVPDAKRAAHPSPHRGRLLLVGDAAGQMQAQGPIIKGMNHAVTAGGLAAEAFIEARNRRDTGSAGERYERKLHDSGLYATLRPRRYRALGRAGEHDLVSDAVERVAESRVGRLGVRLAAPVVERAFNSPFLLGALPDTNAAYSTVPVVLAEELGTRVTSENDATPPSLEERIGSLTYDTDIGNPHIHLVDDSVEASGDAVTACPVSARDFGGGCYREEVVASNGEQRRAVSLDTQPCVECGTCAVVAATEWRHPSGGKGVQFDEG; this comes from the coding sequence ATGAGTGACGTGAGCGAACTCGGATTCGACCGCGGCGACGTCGAGGGCGAGTCGTTCGAGGCGGTCGTCGTCGGTGCCGGCCCCGCCGGCGCGGCGGCCGCGGCCGTCCTCGCCGACAACGGCGTCGAGACGCTCGTGGTAGAGCGTGGGGTGGAGGCAGGGTCGAAGAACGTCTCCGGCGGCCTCCTGTACGCAGAGGAGTCCGCACCGTTCACGCTCGACCGCCTGTTCGACGGCTTCCGCGAGGCGGCGACGGAACGGCCCGTCACCCGGAACTATATGGACACGCTCGCGGGCGACCGGATCCACACTGTCGACCTTCAGCGCGTCCACGACCACGACACGGCGTGGTGTGACGCCGTGTTACGCCGGCGGATGGACTCGTGGCTCGCCGAGCGAGTTCACGAGCGGACGGCAGCGGCCGGCGGCGGCCTCCTCACTGAAGTCCACGTCAACGGTCTACTCCGTGAGAACGGCGACATCGTGGGCGTCACCTGCGACGAACTCGATCCGATTCGAGCAGACGTGGTCATCGCTGCCGACGGCGTGAACAGCGAACTCGCACGGGAGGCCGGCCTGATGGACTGGGACGACCCCAAGGAGTTCTTCCAAGGCGTGAAGGCCGTCGTCGACGTGCCGCCCGACGTCATCGCGGAGCGGTTCGACATCGGCGACGACGAGGGGGTGGCTCGACTGTTCGCGGGCGACCTCTTCGAGGACGTCCGCGGCGGCGGCTTCCTGTACACGAACCGGGACTCGCTGTCCATCGGGACTGTGTTCCACCTCGACAGTCTCGTGGCGCGGCAGGCCGAACCACAAGAACTGCTCGACGCACTCCTCACGCACCCGCATCTCGGCCAGTGGCTCCCCGACGAGTACGCCGAGCGAGAGTACTCCGCGAAACTCGTCCCCGACGCGAAGCGGGCGGCCCACCCGTCTCCGCACCGCGGCCGACTGCTGCTCGTCGGCGACGCTGCCGGACAGATGCAGGCACAGGGACCGATCATCAAGGGGATGAACCACGCCGTCACGGCGGGCGGCCTCGCCGCAGAGGCGTTCATCGAGGCGCGAAACCGCCGTGACACTGGCTCTGCGGGCGAGCGATACGAGCGGAAACTCCACGACTCGGGTCTGTACGCGACGTTGCGCCCGCGACGCTATCGGGCGCTCGGGCGTGCGGGCGAACACGACTTGGTGTCCGACGCGGTCGAACGCGTCGCCGAGTCACGGGTCGGTCGTCTCGGCGTTCGACTGGCCGCGCCGGTGGTCGAGCGAGCATTCAACTCACCGTTCCTGCTCGGGGCGCTGCCGGACACGAACGCGGCGTACTCCACCGTCCCCGTCGTGTTGGCGGAGGAACTCGGCACGCGCGTCACCAGCGAGAACGACGCGACGCCGCCGTCGCTGGAGGAGCGCATCGGGTCGCTCACCTACGACACCGACATCGGTAACCCCCACATCCACCTCGTGGACGACTCCGTCGAAGCCAGCGGGGACGCCGTGACCGCCTGCCCGGTCAGCGCCCGCGACTTCGGTGGCGGCTGTTACCGCGAGGAGGTCGTCGCCTCGAACGGCGAGCAGCGTCGCGCCGTCAGCCTCGACACCCAGCCGTGCGTCGAGTGTGGGACGTGTGCCGTCGTCGCGGCGACCGAGTGGCGACACCCGAGCGGCGGGAAAGGCGTCCAGTTCGATGAGGGGTGA